The genomic region TGTATTTCGTGCTAGAATTGTTCGAGTAATTATTGCCGTTAAAGGGGACTGTCATGACTATCCAAGCAAATACATACTGGCAAACCATCGCTAACCGGGCGCGGATGCAAGGGCGTCCCTTTTTTAGCATGGCACCAATGGAAGCGGTCACCGATACCATCTTTCGTCGAGTAGTCGCACAAGCTGGCCAGCCCGACGTCTACTATACCGAGTTTACCAATGCTAGTTCGATGGTCCACCCCAAGGCTAAGTTTTCAGTGCAGGGCCGTCTGGCAGTGGCACCCGGTGAGCAGCAACCAGTTGCCCAAATTTGGGGCTCTCGGCCGGTTGATATTGCGGCAGCCAGCCGTCTCCTGCCGGCTATGGGTTATGAGGCCGTTGATATCAACATGGGCTGCCCGGATGGGACCGTCATTAAAAACAGCGCCGGTTCGGATTTGATTCGCCATCCTTACCTGGCCCAGGACATCATTGCAGCGGCCAAGCAAAGTGGTCTACCAGTTTCAGTTAAGACCCGGCTGGGCTTTTACAAGCCGGCTGAATTTCGGACCTGGCTGCCATACATTTTGCAGCAGGACGTAGCCGTCTTGACAGTTCACCTGCGCACTCGTAAGGAAATGTCCAAGGTGCCAGCCCACTATGAGCTAATTGATGAAATCTTGGCCATGCGTGACCGTCTAGCACCTAATACTCTGATTCAAATTAATGGTGACATTAAGGATCGTCAGGCTGGCTTGGACTTAGCCGCAAAGCACCCTGGTATTGATGGCATTATGATTGGCCGGGGGGTCTTAGAAAACCCTTATGCCTTTAATCCGCAGACCGATGGCCACAGCTTGGCCGAGTCCGTAGCCCTGCTGCGCTTGCAGCTGGACCTCTTTGATGAAGTGAATGCCACGGTAACGCCTAAGAACTTTGAAGCCTTAAAGCGCTACTTTAAGATTTACCTGCGGGGCTTTGCCCATGCTTCCAACTTGCGTCAGGCCTTGATGGAAACGCACAGCACCCAGGAAGTCCGTGAGCAACTCTGGCAGTCTGGTTTGATTAAGGACCAGCGGTCAGCTTAAAATAAACATTTGTAATTAATTGGTTGAGGTAGACTCAAGGATTGAACCAACGTGGGGGAGCGTTGGTCGGTCTTGGAGTCTATTTTTTTATGTTTTGGGAGGGTTTGATGAACATAATGATGTCCTTAATTTTAATCTTAGGTGCCGGCTTGATTTTTGCCGGCCTGGCCGAATCAATTAAGATGCCGGCCGTGGTTGGTTTGATTGTAGCGGGCCTAGTGTTGGGGCCGGCTGGTCTGGACTGGGTCCAGGTCAATGGTGCCATCAATGGTTTGGCCCACCTGGGCGTGATTTTAATCATGTTTTTAGCTGGTCTGGAAAGTGACCTGGACTTGTTAAAGCGCTATGCTAAGCCGGCGGTCTGGGCTGCTTTGGGTGGCATGCTTTTACCGATTGCCGTCTTTGCCGGTCTGGGACTAAGCCTGGGCTGGTCAACGGAAATTGCCCTCTTTTGGGCGGTCTTATTTTCAGCGACGTCCGTGGCGATTTCGGCCCAGGTGCTGGCCCAATACCAACAGCTAGATTCCCGTCCGGGTGTGGTGATTATGGGAGCGGCCGTGGTTGATGATCTCTTGGCCGTTCTGGCCTGGGGTGTCTTTGCCAGTAGTTTTGGTCTGGGAAATGCCAGTGGAAACTTGGCCATTAGCTTAGTTGTTCAGTTGGTCTTCCTAGTTGTCCTAGTGATGGTGGCCTGGTTGGTCCTGCCCCGTCTGGTCGCTTTCATCAAAAGCCACTGGTCTTTAAATTTGGCTTACTTATTTATCCTGGTTATTGTCTTTGGCCTGGCAGAACTAGCTGAACACCTGGGTTCCTCGGCGGTGATTGCGGCCTTCTTGCTTGGTTTGGGTCTGTCCTCCTCGACATTTAAAGCAGAAAGTATCCAGAAAATTGCGCCGGTCAGTGACCTCTTTTTCGCCCCGGTATTCTTTGTCAGCATTGGTTTAAAAATGAGTTTTGCGGGCCTAGGTCACAGCTGGGCCTGGATTGGGCTCTTAACGGTCCTGGCAATCGCCACCAAGCTAATTGGTGCCGGTGGTCTGGCTTACTGGCAGGGACTCAACCAAAGGGAAAGCCTGACGGTTGGAATCGGCATGGTCAGCCGGGGTGAAATGGCCCTGATTATTGCCGACCTTGGTCTGGGCTTTAACCTAATTAATGGCACCACCTACACCATTTTGGCGGTGGTTATCCTGCTAACAACGGTCTTTACGCCCTTAGCCCTGCGACCTTTACTTGCTCCTCGGCGCTAATTTAGCCCCTAATTTGCTATAATGAAATCATGAAACTCACCAGTACCTTAATTACTAAATTACTAGACCAGCACCACCTGTTAAAGGCCGCTCCAGAGGGAGACCGGGTTTTTGACTTTATGCACTACGATACCCGCCAATTGCAGGACAATACGCTCTTTGTGGTGAAGGGGGCTTTCAAGCCGGAATACCTGGAGGGACAGGATCAAATTACTGGCCTGGTAACCGCCAATCCCATGCCAGTTGACCTGCCCCAGTGGGTCGTGACTGATAGTCAAAAGGCCCTTTCAGTCCTCTCGATGGCTTTCTTTGATAACCCGCAGGAACAGCTGTGGATTGCTGGTATTACTGGTACTAAGGGGAAGACGACCGCGGCCTACTTCGCCCACGCCATTTTACAGGTGACCACTAAGGGGAAGACGGCCCTCTTTTCAACGGTGGACCGGATTACTGGTCCCAGTGCCGCTGACCGCAAAAAATCCGATTTAACCACGCCAGAGTCTTACGAGCTTTTTAAAGACATGCGTAAGGCGGTTGACCACGGCATGACCCACCTGGTCATGGAAGTCAGTTCCCAGGCCTACCTGCGGGAGCGGGTTTACGGGTTGAATTACCAGGTTGGCGCCTTCTTAAATATTTCGCCTGACCATATTGGTCCTAACGAACACCCTAATTTTGAGGACTACCTGGCCCATAAGTTGATGCTCTTTGATCACACGGACCGGGTGGTGATTAACGCGGAAAGTGACCACTTAGACACCATTTTAGGCCATGCCCGAGCTGACCATGACAAGGTTTACACCTATGGTAAAGGTGGGGAATACACCTACCAATCCCTTAATTCTGGCCTGCACGAGAGCCGCTTTACCGTGGCGCCCAGTGACTTGCCGGAAATGACTGGGGACTACCGCTTGAATGTACCTGGTGATTTTAATGAATCCAATGCCATGGCGTCCCTGATTATTGCGGCCCTGGCCGGTGCTAAGCACGCTGATATGGTCGCTGGTTTGGACGCCGTGACCATCCCTGGTCGGATGATTAGCTTGCCTATTCGGGGACACGGTTTTGTTTTCGTAGATTACGCCCACAACTATGCTTCCATGAAGGCCTTACTGAGCTTTGCCCAGAACCAGTATCCGCAGGGCAAGGTGATTGTGGTCGTTGGTTCGCCAGGAAATAAAGGGGTTTCCCGCCGGGCTGACTTCGGTAAGGTAGTCAGTCAGTTTGCCGACAGTGTCTACTTAACCGCTGATGACCCCCAGTATGAGGATCCTAAAGACATTGCGGATGTGATTGCTAAACATATCACCAATCCCAAGGTGCAGGTCCACTTTGAAATGGATCGCATCAAGGCGATTCACGCAGCCATTGATGCAGCGGGTCCCGAAGACATTGTCGTCGTGGCCGGTAAGGGAGAGGACCCTTATCAAAAAATTCAGGGGAAAGATGTCCCTTATTTGGGCGACTATGGCGTGGTCAAGGCTTACCGCAAAGAACTAAGTGCTTCAGTGCAACCCAAACAGGTGTCTGAGCAGCCAACTGAGGAAGGTCATGACTAATTTTTACACAGATAAAAAGGTGCTGGTGGCGGTAACGGGCGGGATTGCGGCCTATAAAGCTACCAGTTTGGTTCGTTCCCTGGTTAAGGATGGGGCCCAGGTTCGGGTGATGATGACTCTGGCTGCTCAGGAGTTTATCACGGCCAAAACCTTGGCTGTCCTGTCTGGCAACGAGGTGCTGACTGACCAGGTCTGGGGAAACCCGAGTCAGGCTGTGACCCACGTAGATTGGGCCCGTTGGGCTGATTTAATCCTGGTGGTGCCGGCGACAGCTAATGTTTTGGCCAAGCTAGCGCATGGCTTAGCTGATGACGTGGTGACCACTACGCTTTTGGCTAGTCGGGCGCCTAAGGTAGTTGCCCCGGCCATGAACGATGGCATGTGGGAAAATCTGGCTACCCAGCGTAATATTAAGCAGTTGATTGCTGACGGCGTCTTGGTTATCCAGCCCAATCAGGGACTTTTGGCTGAGGGCTATGCGGCCGTCGGCCGGCTACCCGAACCTGAGGAGATTCTTAACCAGGCGGCGGTGCGCTTAATGGCTCGGCAAAATCCGCATTTGCAAGGTAAAAAGGTTCTAATCACCGCTGGGCCAACCCGGGAAACCATTGATCCCGTCCGGTACCTGACCAACCGCTCTTCGGGTAAAATGGGTTACGCCCTGGCCCAGGCGGCGGCTGAACTTGGTGCCGATGTGACCTTAATTACGACGGTTGCCCGGCCGCTTAGCTACGGGATTAACCGCATGATGGTGGCTGATGCTAGGCAAATGTTGGCAGCTGTCGAGGAACATTTTCCCCAAGCCGATTACTTTATCAGTGCCGCCGCGGTGGCGGATTTCCGAGTGGCCAGCGCGAGCGACCACAAAATCAAGAAACAAGACCTGGGCAGTGGTGACTGGCAGCTATCCCTGGTAACCAATCCAGATATTTTGTCCTGGGCGGGCCACCATAAGCGACCTAATCAGGTTGTGGTGGGCTTTGCCGCTGAGACCGACGACTTACTAGCCAATGCCCAGAATAAGCTCCAACAAAAAGGAGCCGACCTCATAGTCGCTAATGACGTTGGCAATGCTAAGATTGGCTTTGATAGTGACGAGAATGCTGTGACGCTGTTAGCACCTAACCGTGAACCTCAGGTGATTAAAAGTCAGTCTAAGTTAGCCGTGGCCCGCTTAATCCTGGCCCGGTTGCCGGTCGACTAGTTTAAACTTAGTTTTTATGCTAGAATAGAACGACTATTAAGAGTTAATGGAGGCAGCAATGGCTAAAGCAGATGAAGAAAATGCTTCAGGTTTTCATGTAGGAGATGTGCTCTTAGCACCCGCATACGGCAACCTCGACCAGCCCTTTACCGGTAAGGTGGAGAAGGTTTACGACAATGCGCTCCTGGTTGAAATCATTGAAAATGCACCCGCTGATCAGGCTGCGGTCAATGAAATGAACCACCGGGCTGTAGTGCGGATGTCTGAAGTTGAAGTCATCCAGGCGGCTCCTCAGCCTAAGGAAGAGGACGGCGAGTAAAGATGCTTAAACACTGTGGCCTAGCAAGTCCGTGTTGATGAGAGGCGGACCCTCAGTGTTAAGCGGCGCGTACTGGTCATGAACAAGTGATTAATTTTGAGTGGTTTCATCGAAACTATGAGAGTGGTACCGCGGGCAGGGCTCGTCTCTTGAGATAATCATGGGGCGGCCCTTTTTATTTTAAATTACAGTATAAT from Leuconostocaceae bacterium ESL0723 harbors:
- a CDS encoding tRNA-dihydrouridine synthase translates to MTIQANTYWQTIANRARMQGRPFFSMAPMEAVTDTIFRRVVAQAGQPDVYYTEFTNASSMVHPKAKFSVQGRLAVAPGEQQPVAQIWGSRPVDIAAASRLLPAMGYEAVDINMGCPDGTVIKNSAGSDLIRHPYLAQDIIAAAKQSGLPVSVKTRLGFYKPAEFRTWLPYILQQDVAVLTVHLRTRKEMSKVPAHYELIDEILAMRDRLAPNTLIQINGDIKDRQAGLDLAAKHPGIDGIMIGRGVLENPYAFNPQTDGHSLAESVALLRLQLDLFDEVNATVTPKNFEALKRYFKIYLRGFAHASNLRQALMETHSTQEVREQLWQSGLIKDQRSA
- the murE gene encoding UDP-N-acetylmuramyl-tripeptide synthetase, whose translation is MKLTSTLITKLLDQHHLLKAAPEGDRVFDFMHYDTRQLQDNTLFVVKGAFKPEYLEGQDQITGLVTANPMPVDLPQWVVTDSQKALSVLSMAFFDNPQEQLWIAGITGTKGKTTAAYFAHAILQVTTKGKTALFSTVDRITGPSAADRKKSDLTTPESYELFKDMRKAVDHGMTHLVMEVSSQAYLRERVYGLNYQVGAFLNISPDHIGPNEHPNFEDYLAHKLMLFDHTDRVVINAESDHLDTILGHARADHDKVYTYGKGGEYTYQSLNSGLHESRFTVAPSDLPEMTGDYRLNVPGDFNESNAMASLIIAALAGAKHADMVAGLDAVTIPGRMISLPIRGHGFVFVDYAHNYASMKALLSFAQNQYPQGKVIVVVGSPGNKGVSRRADFGKVVSQFADSVYLTADDPQYEDPKDIADVIAKHITNPKVQVHFEMDRIKAIHAAIDAAGPEDIVVVAGKGEDPYQKIQGKDVPYLGDYGVVKAYRKELSASVQPKQVSEQPTEEGHD
- a CDS encoding cation:proton antiporter, with the translated sequence MNIMMSLILILGAGLIFAGLAESIKMPAVVGLIVAGLVLGPAGLDWVQVNGAINGLAHLGVILIMFLAGLESDLDLLKRYAKPAVWAALGGMLLPIAVFAGLGLSLGWSTEIALFWAVLFSATSVAISAQVLAQYQQLDSRPGVVIMGAAVVDDLLAVLAWGVFASSFGLGNASGNLAISLVVQLVFLVVLVMVAWLVLPRLVAFIKSHWSLNLAYLFILVIVFGLAELAEHLGSSAVIAAFLLGLGLSSSTFKAESIQKIAPVSDLFFAPVFFVSIGLKMSFAGLGHSWAWIGLLTVLAIATKLIGAGGLAYWQGLNQRESLTVGIGMVSRGEMALIIADLGLGFNLINGTTYTILAVVILLTTVFTPLALRPLLAPRR
- the coaBC gene encoding bifunctional phosphopantothenoylcysteine decarboxylase/phosphopantothenate--cysteine ligase CoaBC; amino-acid sequence: MTNFYTDKKVLVAVTGGIAAYKATSLVRSLVKDGAQVRVMMTLAAQEFITAKTLAVLSGNEVLTDQVWGNPSQAVTHVDWARWADLILVVPATANVLAKLAHGLADDVVTTTLLASRAPKVVAPAMNDGMWENLATQRNIKQLIADGVLVIQPNQGLLAEGYAAVGRLPEPEEILNQAAVRLMARQNPHLQGKKVLITAGPTRETIDPVRYLTNRSSGKMGYALAQAAAELGADVTLITTVARPLSYGINRMMVADARQMLAAVEEHFPQADYFISAAAVADFRVASASDHKIKKQDLGSGDWQLSLVTNPDILSWAGHHKRPNQVVVGFAAETDDLLANAQNKLQQKGADLIVANDVGNAKIGFDSDENAVTLLAPNREPQVIKSQSKLAVARLILARLPVD